A genomic segment from Bradyrhizobium diazoefficiens USDA 110 encodes:
- a CDS encoding DUF1467 family protein — translation MAIQISTAIAIYFVIWWVALFLTLPFGVRSQHEDGVGAPGTDPGAPILTRMGRKLIWTTIISAIIYGAGLAAYHAGYLSIERLSKLMGMPF, via the coding sequence ATGGCCATCCAGATATCGACCGCGATCGCGATCTACTTCGTCATCTGGTGGGTCGCGCTGTTCCTGACGCTGCCGTTCGGCGTGCGCAGCCAGCACGAGGACGGCGTGGGCGCGCCCGGCACCGATCCCGGCGCGCCGATCCTGACGCGGATGGGACGCAAGCTGATCTGGACCACGATCATCTCGGCGATCATCTACGGCGCGGGCCTTGCCGCCTATCACGCCGGCTATCTCTCGATCGAACGCCTGTCGAAATTGATGGGCATGCCGTTCTAG
- the mce gene encoding methylmalonyl-CoA epimerase — translation MLGRLNHVAIATKDAVKAAKIYGAAFGAQISEAVALPEHGVTTVFATLPNTKIEFIEPLGEASPIAKFLERNADGGIHHVCYEVVDIIASRDTLVKEGARVLGDGVPKIGAHGKPVLFLHPKDFSGALVEIEQA, via the coding sequence ATGCTGGGTCGGCTCAACCATGTCGCGATCGCGACCAAGGATGCCGTCAAGGCTGCAAAAATCTACGGCGCCGCGTTCGGGGCGCAGATCTCGGAGGCGGTCGCGCTGCCCGAGCATGGCGTCACCACCGTGTTCGCGACGCTGCCCAACACCAAGATCGAGTTCATCGAGCCGCTCGGCGAAGCTTCTCCGATCGCAAAGTTCCTGGAGCGCAACGCGGACGGCGGCATCCATCATGTCTGCTACGAGGTCGTGGACATCATCGCCTCGCGCGACACCTTGGTGAAGGAGGGCGCCCGGGTGCTCGGCGACGGCGTGCCGAAGATCGGCGCCCACGGCAAGCCGGTGCTGTTCCTGCACCCGAAGGACTTTTCCGGCGCGCTGGTCGAAATCGAGCAGGCGTAA